A genomic region of Bubalus kerabau isolate K-KA32 ecotype Philippines breed swamp buffalo chromosome 10, PCC_UOA_SB_1v2, whole genome shotgun sequence contains the following coding sequences:
- the CIPC gene encoding CLOCK-interacting pacemaker, whose protein sequence is MERKNLSREGSRRLSAKPSKGSEMKKASRQLGLAAAESDKDSGFSDGSSECLSSAEQMESEDMLSALGWSREDRPRPSSKPTSGAFPTLSPMVVMKNVLVKQGSSSSQLQSWTVQPSFEVISAQPQLLFLHPPVPSPVSPGHVGEKKSDSRNYLPILNSYTKIAPHPGKRGPARSAEEREGGMQKKVCTERLGPGLSAREPTKTGAGPPQPPTPAPPSAKLAEDSALQGVPSLVAGGSPQTLQPVSSSHVAKAPSLTFASPASPVCASDSTLHGVESSSPLSPPAASYSSALWAAEHFCRSPDSFPEQRQSKHRRFQNTLVVLHKSGLLEITLKTKELIRQNQATQVELDQLKEQTRLFIEATKSRAPQAWARLQASLSSGSSHTGSDLEAFSEQPDI, encoded by the exons ATGGAGAGGAAGAACCTGTCCAGAGAGGGCTCTCGAAGGCTGTCAGCCAAACCAAGCAAGGGCTCAGAGATGAAAAAGGCGTCTCGTCAGCTCGGCCTGGCAGCCGCTGAGTCAGATAAGGACTCTGGATTTTCAG ATGGGAGCTCAGAATGCCTGAGCTCGGCCGAGCAGATGGAGTCCGAGGACATGCTGAGCGCCTTAGGCTGGAGCCGAGAGGACAGGCCAAGGCCAAGCTCCAAGCCCACGAGCGGAGCCTTCCCGACACTGTCCCCCATGGTGGTCATGAAGAATGTGTTGGTCAAACAG ggcagcagctCCTCCCAGCTCCAGTCGTGGACTGTCCAGCCCTCCTTTGAAGTGATCTCTGCCCAGCCACAGCTCTTATTCCTTCATCCGCCTGTCCCGTCTCCTGTCAGCCCGGGTCACGTCGGTGAGAAAAAGTCGGACTCCAGGAACTACTTGCCCATTCTCAATTCTTACACCAAAATAGCTCCTCACCCCGGCAAAAGGGGCCCTGCCCGCAGCGCAGAAGAACGAGAAGGCGGCATGCAGAAGAAGGTCTGTACTGAGAGACTGGGCCCCGGCCTGTCTGCTCGTGAGCCAACCAAGACCGGTGCTGGCCCACCCCAGCCCCCGACCCCCGCGCCCCCCAGCGCCAAGCTTGCCGAGGACTCGGCTCTGCAGGGCGTGCCCTCCCTGGTGGCGGGTGGCAGTCCACAGACTCTGCAGCCAGTGTCCAGCAGCCATGTGGCTAAAGCTCCCAGCCTGACCTTTGCCTCCCCCGCCAGCCCCGTCTGTGCGTCTGACAGTACCCTGCACGGGGTGGAGAGCAGCTCCCCGCTGTCCCCGCCGGCGGCCAGTTACAGCTCCGCTCTGTGGGCCGCCGAGCACTTCTGCCGCAGCCCAGATAGCTTTCCAGAGCAGCGGCAGAGCAAGCACAGGCGCTTTCAGAATACCCTGGTAGTCCTGCACAAATCTGGTTTGCTGGAGATCACTTTGAAAACCAAGGAGTTGATTCGTCAGAACCAGGCAACTCAGGTGGAACTCGACCAGCTCAAGGAGCAGACCCGGCTGTTCATAGAGGCCACTAAGAGCAGGGCTCCTCAGGCCTGGGCCAGGCTGCAGGCATCTTTATCGTCAGGGTCAAGTCATACCGGCAGTGACCTGGAAGCATTCTCTGAGCAGCCAGACATATAA